CCTCGGGCTCGGCCTCGGGCTCCGCGCTGTCCCCGGGCTCGGTCCCGGGTTCGGGCTCGGCCTCGGGCTCGGCCTCGGGCTCGGGCTCGGGCTCGGGCTCCGCGCTGTCCCCGGCCTCGGGCTCGGTCCCGGGCTCGGCCTCGGGTTCGGTCCCGGTTCCCGGTTCGGTACCGGTCCCCGCTTCGGTCCCGGTCCCGTCCTCGGTTCCGGGCTGGGCCTGTGCCCAGGCTCCGCAGGACCGGGACCTCGACGGGGAGACCGATCCCGGCACCCCAGGTGGGGCAGGTTGACCTGCGGCCGGCCGGGCTCCCCCAGCAAGATCGACGCAGTTTCCTGGATGTAGGGGCTCTCGGGGCGTCCGAATACCCCGACATCCAGGAAACTGAGTGGATCATGGGGCGAATGATCACGCGACTGGCTGACAATTCGGGCAAATGCCGTACAGCCCCTCACGTTTCCGGCCCATCATGAGCCGGTGGGCGCACTCGTGACGTTGGACCTGCCGGAGGACTCGCCGATCCTCGGCCTACCGTGGATCATCACCTTCGGGCCGCTCAGCGACGCCGACGAGTGGGAGCCGGTGGTCTGCGGGCCGTACGAGCGACCGCACGCGTTGGCCCTGGCCGAGGCGGTGGTCGCCGAGGAGCAGCTGATGGCGGTGGTCGAGCCCCTGCTGCCGGCGGTCTCCGCCGACGAGATCCGTGACGAGATCGCCGCCGCGCAGGCCACCGCCGAGTCCGAGGCGGCCCAGCTCGAAGAGGTCGACCTGTACGGCGACTACGAGGAGACCGTCGACGAGGAGCAGGAGCGCACCGAGGCCGAACGCCACGCCGAGCCGCTCACCGCCCCCACCGAGGCCGAGCTACGTGCCGGCTTCACCCGCATCGCCACCATGCTCACCGGCAAGGGCTCCTGACACCCCCGCCGCCCGCCGCCGCTGCCCCGCCACCAACCCCCCGCCGCCAACCCCCTGCCGCCAACCCCCCGCCGCTGCCCCGCCGAAGCGCCGCCAGCCCTGGCACCGGGGTGAGAGGGGTTCCCCTCTCTACCGAATGCGTTAACAGGGGGCCCTTCCTTACAGACGGAGCGGTGCCCGGGCCCCCCTTGGCCCGGGCACCGCTTCCACCACACCCCCCACCACAAGGGGTTCACGGCCGGTCGTCTCGCCCGAACGACCGGGATGCGGAGTCTGTTACCCCGCTGGGCGCCGGTCGAACCATGCCGCCGCGTCGATCGGCAGCAGGTGACCGGGGGACTGTTCGGTGAGGGGTGCGCTGGCGGCGATCGGCTGGCCGTAGCCGTCGACGGTCACCGGTGCCCCGCTGAGGTTGACCACGCAGGTCAGTTCGGTGTCGTCGGCGGCGCGGCGGAAGGCCAGCACGCCGGGGCCGGTCTCCAGCCAGGTCACCGCGCCGCCGTCGGCGGCCAGCGCCGGGTGTTCGCGTCGGATCCGCAGCGCGGTGCGGTACAGCTCCAGGGTGGAGCCGGGTACGCCGGTCTGGGCGGCCACCGACAGGACCCGCCAGGTGGCCGGGGCCGGCAGCCAGCTCAGCTCGCTGCCGGCCGGACCGAAGCCGTACGGGGCCAGTTCGCCGCTGAACGGGATGGGTACCCGGCAGCCGTCGCGGCTCTCCCCGGTACGGCGGAAGGACGGGTCCTGGCGCAGTTCGTCGGGGAGGTCGAGCACCTCCGGCAGGCCCAGTTCCTCACCCTGGTAGAGGTAGGCGCAGCCGGGCAGGGCGAGCATCAGCAGGCTGGCCGCCCGTGCCCGACGCAGTCCGATCTCGCCGTCGCCGTACCGGGTGACGTGCCGTTGCTTGTCGTGGTTGGAGAGCACCCAGGTGGTCGGCGCGCCGACGATGGTCGCCTCGGCCAGCGCCGTGTCGATCACCTTGCGGAACGAGTCGGCCGACCAGGTGGCGTCCAGGAAGTCGAAACTGAAGGCCTGGTGCAGCTCGTCGGGGCCGATGTAGCGGGCCAGGCGTTGCGGGGTCTCGGCCCACGCCTCGGCCACCGCCATCCGGCCGCCCGGGTAGCTGTCCAGGATCGGCCGCCAGGCCCGGTAGATCTCGTGTACCTCGTCCTGGTCGAAGTAGGGCAGTCGGCCCTTGCCGAGGAGTTCGGACTGGCGGCGACCGGTGGTCATGGTGCTGAAGCCGACGTCCGGCAGCCCCTCGGCCTTGATCATGCCGTGGGCCACGTCGATCCGGAACCCGTCCACGCCCCGGTCGAGCCAGAACCGCAGGATGTCCTCGAACTCGGCGCGTACCTCGGGGTGCCGCCAGTTGAGGTCCGGCTGGGCCGGGTCGAACAGGTGCAGGTACCACTGGCCGTCGGCGACCCGGGTCCAGGCCGGCCCGCCGAAGATGCTCTCCCAGTCGTTCGGCGGCAGCTCACCGTGCTCGCCCCGGCCCTCGGCGAAGAGGTAGCGGGCGCGTTCGGCCGAACCGGGGGCGGCGGCGAGCGCGGCGGTGAACCACGGGTGCGCGCTGGAGGTGTGGTTCGGCACCAGGTCGACGATGATCCGCAGCCCCAGGGCGTGCGCCTCGGCGATCATGTGGTCGAAGTCGGCGAGGGTGCCGAAGCTCGGGTCGACGTCCCGGTAGTCGGCGACGTCGTACCCGCCGTCGATCATCGGCGAGGTGTAGAAGGGGGTCAGCCAGAGCGCGTCGACGCCCAGGTCGCGCAGGTACGGCAGGCGGTCGCGTAGGCCGGGCAGGTCGCCGATGCCGTCGCCGTCACTGTCGGCGAAGCTGCGGACGTACACCTGGTAGACGACGGCGGCGCGCCACCAGTCGTCGTCGGTCAGCGGCGCGCAGGAGCGGGCGGTCAGCGGCGCGGAGGGGCTGGCGGTCATCGGTGTCGGACCCCGTTTCGTGACGCGGGACGGCGGCACCCGCAGCGGCGCGGATGGTGGATGGTGCGGTGCTGGTGTCCAGCAGAATGCCGGCAGAGGACTGCAAGAGTCAAGCAGCTCTTGCGCAAGGAACGCGGTAGTTCGACGGTCAGGCGGTCGCGGCGAGCGCGGACGAGGGGGCAGCCGGCGGGGTGGGGCGCTGCCGCCGGCCGCCCCGGGCGACGACCGCGGTGGAGCCCCGGACCACCAGCTCCGGGCGGAACAGGTACTCCGAGTGCGGGGCGGCGTGGCCGTTGATCTCGTCGACCAGGGCCCGTACGGCGGCCACCGACATCCGGGTCACCGGCTGGCGCATGGTGGTCAGCGGTGGGTCGGTGAACGCCATCAGCGGTGAGTCGTCGTAGCCGACCACGGAGAGGTCGCCGGGGACGGTGAGCCCGCGCTGCCGGGCGGCCCGGATCGCGCCGAGGGCCATCAGGTCGGAGCCGCAGACGATGCCGGTGACCCCGCGCTCCAGCAGGCGGCCGGCGGCGGCCTCGCCGCCCTCCACCCCGAACAGCGACAGCTCGGCCAGCTCGTCCAGCTCGGTGCCGTCCACTCCGGTCAGCCGGGTCATCGCGGCCCGGTAGCCGGCCACCCGGCGGCGTACCGGCACGAACCGGTCCGGGCCGGTGACCAGGCCGATCCGCCGGTGCCCGAGGGCGACCAGGTGGGCCACGGCCAGCTCGGTGGCCTCCCGGTCGTCGCAGGAGACGAAGGGCGCGGCGATGTCCGGGACGTACCCGTTGATCATGACGACCGGCAACGGCCGGGCGATCAACGTCCGGTAGCGGTCGTGGTCGGCGGAGGTGTCGGCGTGCCGACCGGAGACGAAGACGATGCCGGAGACCTGGCGGTCCAGCAGCATCTCGACGTACTCGTCCTCGGTGACCCCGCCCGGGGTCTGGGTGCAGAGCACCGGGGTGAACCCGCTCTGCGCCAGCGTCGACTCGATCACCTGGGCGAAGGCGGGGAAGATCGGGTTGTCCAGCTCCGGGACGACCAGTCCGACCAGGCCGGCGCTGCGTTTGCGCAGGCGGGCCGGGCGCTCGTAGCCGAGGACGTCGAGGGCGGTCAGGACGGCCTGCCGGGTCTCCGCGGCCACGCCGGGTCGGTCGTTGAGCACCCGCGACACCGTGGCCTCGCTGACGTCGGCCTGTTGGGCGATGTCGGACAGTCGAGCGCGCATGGCCGCACTGTAGCCCACCGACAACTTCTTGCGGACTGCTCTGCAAGACCTTCCATTCCATGCAACGTCTTGCTAACGTCCCGGCAACACGCGAGAGCAGCGGCGCAGGACATCGCGCGCCGGTTGGCAAGAAACTTCCAGCTTTCCACTGGCGAGTCGCCCGTCCCGGCGGCTCGCCATGACGACAGGAGTACCGATGCGCATCCGTACCGCGGGTGTGGTCGCCGCCCTCGGCCTGGCGCTCGCCGCGTCCGGCTGTGGCGGCGCCGACGGCAACGACGAGCCGGCCGCCACCGGGTCCACCCCGGCCACCAGCGGCAAGCTGGTGATCTGGGCCGACGACAAGCGGACCGCCGCCCTCAAGCCGTTCGCCGAGAAGTTCGGCCAGGAGAACGGGGTCACCGTCGAGGTGCAGGCCGTCTCCAAGGACCTGCAGACCAACTTCGTCACCGCCGCCCAGCAGGGCAGCGGCCCGGACGTGGTGGTCGGCGCGCACGACTGGATCGGCAACCTGGTGCAGAACGGCGCGATCGAGCCGGTGCAGCTCGCCGCCGACCAGCGCGGTGCCTTCAACGAGACCGCGATCAAGGCGGTCACCTTCAACGGCCAGCTCTACGGCGTGCCGTACGCGCAGGAGAACCTGGCGCTCATCCGCAACACCGAGCTGGCCCCGCAGGCGCCGAAGACCATCGAGGAACTGGTGGCCACCGGCAGGAAGCTGAAGGCGGAGAAGAAGGTGAGCGAGATCCTCTGCCTCCAGGTCGGGCAGAACGGCGACGCGTACCACATCTACCCGCTGTACACCTCCGGCGGCGGCTACCTCTTCGGCACCGCCGCCAACGGCGACTACGACCCGACCGACGTCGGGGTGGGCAAGCCGGGGTCGGTCGAGGCGTTCAAGAAGATCGCCGCGCTCGGCGAGAAGGGCGCGGGTGCGCTCAAGCGCTCCATCGCCGACACCAACTCGATCGCCACCTTCACCAGCAAGAAGTGCGCCTACCTGGCGTCCGGCCCGTGGGCCACGACCGACGTCAAGAAGGCCAACCTCGCGTACGACATCTCCGCCTTCCCCGGCTTCGCCGGCGGCAAGGAGGCGCAGCCGTTCGTCGGGGTCCAGGCGTTCTACGTCGCGGCCAAGGGCAAGAACAAGGCGCTGGCCCAGGAGTTCGTGGCCAACTACACCACCAAGCCGGAACTGGCCGTCGCCCTGTACGAGGCCGAGCCGCGCCCGCCGGCGCTGACCGCCGCCCTCGACCAGGTCAAGGGCGCCGACCCGGACCTGGCCAAGTTCACCGAGGCCGGACGCAACGGCCAGGTGCTGCCGGCGATCCCGGCGATGGCGGCGATCTGGGATCCGTTCGGCAAGGCCGAGGCGGCGATCATCGGCGGGGCCGACCCGGAGAAGACGATCACCGCCGCCGGCAAGACGATCACCGGTTCGATCAAGTAATGCGCACGTCGCTGTCCGGCCCGGGGTCCACGTCGACGACCCCGGGCCGGGAGCCCGCCGGCTCCCGGCCCACCCCAGGGCGTCGTACCGCGCGTCACGACGCGCCGATCACCCCGGCCGGCCTCGCGGTCAAGGTGATCCTGCTCGGCCTCACCGCCGGGATCGCGGTCTGGGCGGCCTTCCCGCTGGTGGCCGCCGGGGCGTGGGTCGGGTTGGCACTGCTGGTGGCCACCACCGCCGGCCTGGGCTACCTCTACCTGGGACGCCGGCACGTACCGGCGAAGTACCTGGTCCCCGGGACGCTCTTCCTGATCGCCTTCCAGGTGCTCCCGGTGCTGTACACGGCCAGCACGTCCTTCACCAACTTCGGCGACGGCCACCGGGGCAGCAAGGACGAGGCGATCGTGGCCATCCAGACCGCCTCGGTGCGGCAGGTGCCCGGCTCCACCGAGTACGCCCTGACCATCGCCACCACCGGCGACCCGGCCGGCGGGCCCCTGGTCTTCCTGGTCACCG
Above is a window of Micromonospora yangpuensis DNA encoding:
- a CDS encoding glycoside hydrolase family 13 protein; amino-acid sequence: MTASPSAPLTARSCAPLTDDDWWRAAVVYQVYVRSFADSDGDGIGDLPGLRDRLPYLRDLGVDALWLTPFYTSPMIDGGYDVADYRDVDPSFGTLADFDHMIAEAHALGLRIIVDLVPNHTSSAHPWFTAALAAAPGSAERARYLFAEGRGEHGELPPNDWESIFGGPAWTRVADGQWYLHLFDPAQPDLNWRHPEVRAEFEDILRFWLDRGVDGFRIDVAHGMIKAEGLPDVGFSTMTTGRRQSELLGKGRLPYFDQDEVHEIYRAWRPILDSYPGGRMAVAEAWAETPQRLARYIGPDELHQAFSFDFLDATWSADSFRKVIDTALAEATIVGAPTTWVLSNHDKQRHVTRYGDGEIGLRRARAASLLMLALPGCAYLYQGEELGLPEVLDLPDELRQDPSFRRTGESRDGCRVPIPFSGELAPYGFGPAGSELSWLPAPATWRVLSVAAQTGVPGSTLELYRTALRIRREHPALAADGGAVTWLETGPGVLAFRRAADDTELTCVVNLSGAPVTVDGYGQPIAASAPLTEQSPGHLLPIDAAAWFDRRPAG
- a CDS encoding LacI family DNA-binding transcriptional regulator is translated as MRARLSDIAQQADVSEATVSRVLNDRPGVAAETRQAVLTALDVLGYERPARLRKRSAGLVGLVVPELDNPIFPAFAQVIESTLAQSGFTPVLCTQTPGGVTEDEYVEMLLDRQVSGIVFVSGRHADTSADHDRYRTLIARPLPVVMINGYVPDIAAPFVSCDDREATELAVAHLVALGHRRIGLVTGPDRFVPVRRRVAGYRAAMTRLTGVDGTELDELAELSLFGVEGGEAAAGRLLERGVTGIVCGSDLMALGAIRAARQRGLTVPGDLSVVGYDDSPLMAFTDPPLTTMRQPVTRMSVAAVRALVDEINGHAAPHSEYLFRPELVVRGSTAVVARGGRRQRPTPPAAPSSALAATA
- a CDS encoding sugar ABC transporter substrate-binding protein, which codes for MRIRTAGVVAALGLALAASGCGGADGNDEPAATGSTPATSGKLVIWADDKRTAALKPFAEKFGQENGVTVEVQAVSKDLQTNFVTAAQQGSGPDVVVGAHDWIGNLVQNGAIEPVQLAADQRGAFNETAIKAVTFNGQLYGVPYAQENLALIRNTELAPQAPKTIEELVATGRKLKAEKKVSEILCLQVGQNGDAYHIYPLYTSGGGYLFGTAANGDYDPTDVGVGKPGSVEAFKKIAALGEKGAGALKRSIADTNSIATFTSKKCAYLASGPWATTDVKKANLAYDISAFPGFAGGKEAQPFVGVQAFYVAAKGKNKALAQEFVANYTTKPELAVALYEAEPRPPALTAALDQVKGADPDLAKFTEAGRNGQVLPAIPAMAAIWDPFGKAEAAIIGGADPEKTITAAGKTITGSIK